DNA from Paraburkholderia sp. PGU19:
GCGCTCGGCCAGATTGCCCTGCGGCACAAGTTCCAGTTCGATTTCGCCCGCGCGATAGAGCGCGTCGAAGACGTATGAATCGGTCTGACGCGGGAACGAGCAGATGATCTTGCGCACGCGCTTCGCGTTGAGCAGCGCCGCGAGGCCGGTGTCGCCGTTGCCGGCGTTGTTGTTGACGATGGTGAGTTCTTTCGCGCCCTGTTCGATGAGCGCGTCGATCAGCTCGGACGGCATGCCCGCCGTGCCGAAGCCGCCGATCATGACGGTCGCGCCGTCATGCACGTCGGCAACCGCCGACTGGAGTGACTCGATAATCTTGTTGATCATGTCGAATATCCTCTGAAACGCGTCGATCCGCGCCGCGCGATTCACCAATCAACTGGCGAAACGCGCGCCGGACGGTCTCCACGTCCGCTTTCGTCCTTCATAGCCTGCTGACGACGGCTTGCAGACCTGCGTGTTTGGCTCGCCCTTCAATTCCTGTCGCCCGTCGAACTCGCGAAAAGTTCTTTATACGAACACAGTTTCGTTTAGCGAACGTACTGGCGCATTATGGTTTGCGCCTGCATCTCTTGTCAAGGCAACGGTTTCGTGGTTTGCCCTATGCCGCTTCGCCTGCCGCCGGGCCCGCAAATCAATCGCGAAACGGCAGCCCCACGTAATTCTCCGCCAGCATCCGCGACGCCGCATCGGAATGCGCGACGTACCGCAGCTCGGCCATCTTCAGCCGATTGACGAACGGCGTGTCGTCGAACGACGGATGCAGCATGTTTGTCATGAAATACGAGAAATGCTCGGCGCGCCAGACGCGTTCCAGACAGGTCGCAGAATAGGCGGCGAGCAGATCGTCGCGGCCTTCGCGATAGCGCGCCGCGAGCGCCTTCGACAGAATGCGCACGTCGGCGACGGCGAGGTTCATGCCTTTTGCGCCTGTCGGCGGAACGATGTGCGCGGCGTCGCCGGCTAGATAGAGGTGGCCATATTGCATCGGCTCGCACACGAAGCTGCGCATCGGCGTCACGCCCTTCTGCGTGATGTCGCCGATGGCGGGCAGCCAGCCTTCGTCATTCTCGAAGCGCGCGTGAAGCTCGGCCCAGATGCGCTCGTCGGACCATTGCGTGAGGTCTTCGTCGGGACGGCATTGCAGGTAAAGACGCGTCACCTCCGGCGAACGCATGCTGAAGAGCGCGAAGCCGCGCTCGTGATGCGCGTAGACGAGTTCGTCGCAAGTCGGCGCGGCGTCGGCGAGGATGCCGAGCCATGCATACGGGTAGATACGTTCGAAGGTTTGCAGCGCGTCGGCGGGAATCGACTCGCGCGCGATGCCGTGAAAGCCGTCGCAGCCTGCCACATAGTCGCAGTCGATACGCTGCACTGCGCCATCGTGTGTGAACTGAACCCAAGGTTTGTCGCTCGTCAGATCGCGCAGCGACACGTCGGACACGTCGAAATACAGCGGTTGCTGGTGCTCGACGGCAGCGGCGATCATGTCGCACACCACCTCATGCTGGCCATACACGGTGATCGCGCGGCCGCCCGTCAGCGCCGTCAGATCGATTCGATGCCGCTTGCGCCCGAACAACAGCTCGATGCCGTGATGCACCAGCCCTTCGCGCTGCATCCGCGCACCGAGGCCGGCTTCGTTGAGCGTATCGACGGTGCCCTGTTCGAGCACGCCCGCGCGTATCCGCTGCTCGCAGTGTTCGCGCGACCGGCTTTCGAGCACCATCGATTCAACCCCTGCCAGCCTCAGCAGATGCGACAGCAGCAGACCGGCGGGACCCGCGCCAATAATGGCAACTTGAGTGCGCATCGTTCGTCTCCGAGTCTTTTGTTCGAGTCATCAAACGATTCTCGGCGCTTTCCCGAATATGCGACAACGCGATTTTTAGGATAGGTTGTATACGCATAACCGATACTGCGCGAGTGTCCTCCCGCACCCGCGCGCCAAAGCATGGCCGAACTCGATCTCAACCTGATTCCCTACCTCGTCGCGCTCGAAGACATGCGCAACGTGAGCCGCGCCGCCGAACGTCTCGGCGTGAGCCAGCCGCGCGTGAGCACCGCGCTCGGCCGTTTACGCGAGTATTTCAACGACCCGCTGTTCGTGCGCACGTCGCGCGGCATGGAGCCGACGCCGCGCGCGCTCGCGCTGATTCCCGCTGCCCGCGAGGCGCTCGCTCGCATCGAAAAAGGCATGCTCGACTCGCAGGATTTCGACCCCACGACGTCGACGCATACGTTCTCACTGGCGTTGTCCGACGTCGGTGAGATCGTGTTCCTGCCGAGGCTGTTGCAGCTTTTCGCCGAGCGCGCGCCGCATGCGAATCTGCGTTCGGTATCGTTGCCGCCCGCGCATGTCGAACGCGGGCTGGAATCGGGCGATGTCGATCTCGCAGTCGGCTACTTTCCCGATCTTTCCGGTAACAACTTCTTCCAGCAGCGTCTGTTCACGCACCGGTTCATCTGCCTGATGCGCAGCGATCATCCGCTTGCGGGCGCGCCGCTCACCCTCGATCAGTTCATCGGCCTCGGCCATGCCGTCGTGCGCGCCGAAGGGCGCAGCCAGGAAGTGCTCGAACAGTATCTGGAGAAAAAGCGCATCCGCCGGCGCGCCGTGCTGGAGACGCCGCACTTCATGAGCCTGCCGTTCATCCTCGCGCGCACCGATCTGATCGCAACGGTGCCGCACGCGATCGGCTTCGCGTACGTGTCGGAGCACGCGTCGATCACGCTCGTCGAACCGCCTTTGCCGTTGCCTCGCTTCGACTTGCGCCAGCACTGGCATCGCAAGTTTCACAACGATCCGCGCGCGAGTTGGCTGCGAAGCGTGGTCGCGGAGCTATTCAACGATGCGAAGGACGAGTGGCCGAAGTAATTTGCGCACATAAGGCACGAAAATACTCCCCACATGTAACGGCCGCGCGAGCCCGCCACGCATATCCCTGTTCGGCGTAGGGCCGGGAAACATGGAACAATGCCGCAACGTGCGATGCGCGTTTTACTGGAACTGGAGCGAAGGATGAATACGAAGAACACAACGTCCGCCGACGCACCCGGCCGGCCGTCCCGCGACGAGGCCGAAGAAGCCGTGCGCGTTCTGCTGCGCTGGGCGGGCGACAATCCTCAGCGTGAAGGGCTGCTCGATACGCCCGCGCGCGTCGTGCGAGCGTATGAAGAATTTTTCGCCGGCTATGAAGTCGACCCGCGCGACATTCTGGCCCGTACGTTTTCCGAAGTGGACGGCTACGACGAAATGATCGTGCTGAAGGACATCCGCTTCGAAAGCTATTGCGAACATCACATGGTGCCCATCATCGGGCGCGCGCACGTCGCTTATCTGCCGGAGCATCGCGTGGTGGGCATTTCGAAGCTCGCGCGGCTCGTCGATGCATTCGCCAAGCGTCTGCAGATTCAGGAAAAGATGACCGTGCAGATCGCCGATACGCTCAACGAAGTATTGCAGCCGAAGGGTGTCGGCGTGATTCTCGAAGCATCGCATCAATGCATGTCGACGCGCGGCGTGCACAAGGCCGGCGTCGAGATGGTGACGTCGCGCATGCTCGGGACGTTCCGCACGGACCCGTCGACGCGCCGCGAGTTTCTGTCGATCGTCCACGGTCCGACTTCCGTTAGCGTGGCGAATACGTGATTTGTCGCGGGCCAGGATTGTCGGCCCGCTTTAGCCACGCGCCGGATAGCGCGTGGTTGTCTCAACGGTCTGGTCAGAGTCGAGACTCTCAAACAGCAAGCTTAGTGGTTCTGATTGAACTGACGCGACCCAAGCAAAGCCAGGATCGGCCAACTCACGCTTCCGCGCGCAACTTCAGCGACCGAAACCGTCCGAACGTCGCGAGCAGCACCGCTGCCAGCACACACGCGACGCCCAACATCTGCGCACGGCTGATCGGCTCATGCAGCACGCCCGATGCAAGCGCGAGCGTCGACACGGGCACGAGCGCCGTCACGAGGCCCGCCTCCGCGCCGCTCAGGCGCGAAGCGCCCGCATACCACAGCACGAAGCCAAGCACCGTCGGCACGAGCGCGTAATAGACGACGCCCGCAAGCGCGGCGACGACGTTCGCATCGAACGGCAGACGCCACGGCTGCTCGAAACAGGCCGGCACGATCGCGACCAGCAAGCCGATCCCGCTCATCAGCGCCGACAGCGGCAAAGCCGGGACAGGCGTGTGCAGCTTGCGGTTGAGCAAGATGAAGAGCGCTTCGCAGACAATTGCCGCAAATACCAGCGCATTACCTGCAAGGGAATGCGTGCCGCTCGCGGCCGCCATGTCGTCGAGGCGCACCGTGCAGGCGAGCACGCCCAGCGTCGCGAGCGCGATCGCGCCGAGCAGCGCGGGTGACGGACGCTCGCCGAGCGCGAGCGCCGCGAAACCCGCCGACACCGCGGGCAATGTCCCCGCGATCACACCCGCATCGGCGGCCGACGCGAGCCGCATTCCGCCGATCAGACAAACCGTATAGCCGACGCTTCCCGCGCCCGCCTGCGCGATCACGAGCAACGCATCGTGCGCGTCGAGCTTCGGCCAGCGGACTTTTCGCACGCGCATCATCGCGACAAAGACGGGAAACGCAATCGCAAAGCGCAACGCCGTCGCCGAAAACGGCGGCAAGCCGCCCGCTATCGCCTTGCTGACGACGACCGTGCTGCCCACGCCGATCATCGCCAGCGCGCAAAAGGAATAACCGACGTAACGCGCGTTCATGCCACTGCCTCCTCGTATCGAACGATGAGGCGAGCGTACGGCCCGCGCTCACGCGCGGTCTTGAACGTTATTGCAGAGGATCAGCGGACGGCGGCCGCGTAGCTCGCGGGCGTGACGCCGAGAAGCCGCACGAAAGCGCGCGTCATATGGCTTTGATCGGCGAAGCCCGCCGAGACGGCCGAATCCGCCAGCGTGGACCCGCTGGCGATCAGTTGCCGCGCCAGCAGGACACGGCGTTGCATCCGGTATGCATGCGGCGGCAAACCGACTTCATGCGCGAAACTGCGCAGCAGCTGAAAACGGCTCATACCGGCTTCGGCGGCGAGATCGGCGAGCGTCGATGCCGACGCGGGATCGTCGTCGATACGGTTTCTTGCGCGCGCGACAGGACCGATGCGTTCGGGTCTGTGCGGCAATGACGTCGCGTGGTATCGGCCCACATATGAAAACAACGCGACCAACGCTTCTTCGCAAGCGAGATTGTCGGGCGACACGCCCTCGTTTGCCTCGTGCACTGCAGCCGAGAAAAGTCGTGCAAAACGCAGCGACAGTTGCGCGTCGTTCAACACGGGGCGCGTCAACTCCACTTCCCGCAGCGGCGACTCCGCGCATTCGGCGACCGTGCCGATCACCAGCGCCGGCTCGAAATACAGCATCCGCCAGGCGCGTCCGTGTTCGTCGAGCGGACTGCCGTCATGCACTTCGCCGGGATTGACGGTGATGACATCGTTCACGCGCGCTTCGACAGGGCCACGCCCGCTTGCCGAACGCTGCCCGCCAGCGACGACGATGCCTATGCCAAAGCGATCGTGCGAATGACGCGCAAACGTGTGCGTCGTGTGCGCGTCCGTCGCTTCGACGCCGTCGAGCGCACAACGCAGCATCTGGACGCGCCCACGCGGCTTCATCGTCTCAGGCGCTTGCGCAGATAGAACTACGCCGACGCATCAGCGCCGCCCTTCGTCGTTGCGCCCGCGCTCGCCTTCGCGGATCTTGCCCTGCGACACGCTGCTGCCCGGCGGCACGCTATGCGTGAGCCACACGTTGCCGCCGATCACCGAACCGCGCCCGATCGTCACGCGGCCCAGAATGGTCGCGCCCGCGTAGATCACGACATCGTCTTCGACAATCGGGTGACGCGCATTGCCTTTCACGAGCGTGCCGTCTTCATCCGCAGCAAAACTCTTCGCGCCGAGCGTCACCGCCTGATAGAGACGCACGCGCTCGCCGATGATCGCCGTTTCGCCGATCACGACGCCCGTGCCGTGATCGATGAAGAAGCTCGGGCCGATCTGCGCGCCAGGGTGAATGTCGATACCCGTCGCCGAGTGCGCGATCTCGTTGATGAAACGCGCGAGCAGCGGCACGCCGAGCCGATGCAGTGCATGCGCGAGCCGGTGGTGCGTCATCGCCCATACGCCCGGATAGCAGAGCAGGATTTCAGTGATGTGCTGCGCGGCGGGATCGCCGACGTACGCCGCCTGGATATCGCTGACCAGCAACGCGCGAATGCCCGGCAACTGCTTGCCGAACTGGCGCGCGACGTCGAATGCGAGCGCGCTCAGATCGGCATCCGGCGTCTCCGCATGCTCCGGCAAGAAGCGCAACGCGCGGCGAATCTGCTCGGCCAGCAGGCGCAGCGTGCTTTCGAGCGTATGACCCACGTAATAATCGACACTCTCGTCGGTCAGATCGGGCGCGCCGTAGTGCGTCGGGAAAAGCGCGGCGCGCAATCCCGCGACGATGTTGATCACGCCGTCGCGCGAAGGCAGCTCGCGGATGCCGCGCGGATGGCGCGTGCGATGCAGTTCCTCACG
Protein-coding regions in this window:
- a CDS encoding DMT family transporter: MNARYVGYSFCALAMIGVGSTVVVSKAIAGGLPPFSATALRFAIAFPVFVAMMRVRKVRWPKLDAHDALLVIAQAGAGSVGYTVCLIGGMRLASAADAGVIAGTLPAVSAGFAALALGERPSPALLGAIALATLGVLACTVRLDDMAAASGTHSLAGNALVFAAIVCEALFILLNRKLHTPVPALPLSALMSGIGLLVAIVPACFEQPWRLPFDANVVAALAGVVYYALVPTVLGFVLWYAGASRLSGAEAGLVTALVPVSTLALASGVLHEPISRAQMLGVACVLAAVLLATFGRFRSLKLRAEA
- the epsC gene encoding serine O-acetyltransferase EpsC — translated: MSNVSSHNWGLEQIVAELRASREELHRTRHPRGIRELPSRDGVINIVAGLRAALFPTHYGAPDLTDESVDYYVGHTLESTLRLLAEQIRRALRFLPEHAETPDADLSALAFDVARQFGKQLPGIRALLVSDIQAAYVGDPAAQHITEILLCYPGVWAMTHHRLAHALHRLGVPLLARFINEIAHSATGIDIHPGAQIGPSFFIDHGTGVVIGETAIIGERVRLYQAVTLGAKSFAADEDGTLVKGNARHPIVEDDVVIYAGATILGRVTIGRGSVIGGNVWLTHSVPPGSSVSQGKIREGERGRNDEGRR
- a CDS encoding AraC family transcriptional regulator, which produces MKPRGRVQMLRCALDGVEATDAHTTHTFARHSHDRFGIGIVVAGGQRSASGRGPVEARVNDVITVNPGEVHDGSPLDEHGRAWRMLYFEPALVIGTVAECAESPLREVELTRPVLNDAQLSLRFARLFSAAVHEANEGVSPDNLACEEALVALFSYVGRYHATSLPHRPERIGPVARARNRIDDDPASASTLADLAAEAGMSRFQLLRSFAHEVGLPPHAYRMQRRVLLARQLIASGSTLADSAVSAGFADQSHMTRAFVRLLGVTPASYAAAVR
- a CDS encoding 4-hydroxybenzoate 3-monooxygenase; translated protein: MRTQVAIIGAGPAGLLLSHLLRLAGVESMVLESRSREHCEQRIRAGVLEQGTVDTLNEAGLGARMQREGLVHHGIELLFGRKRHRIDLTALTGGRAITVYGQHEVVCDMIAAAVEHQQPLYFDVSDVSLRDLTSDKPWVQFTHDGAVQRIDCDYVAGCDGFHGIARESIPADALQTFERIYPYAWLGILADAAPTCDELVYAHHERGFALFSMRSPEVTRLYLQCRPDEDLTQWSDERIWAELHARFENDEGWLPAIGDITQKGVTPMRSFVCEPMQYGHLYLAGDAAHIVPPTGAKGMNLAVADVRILSKALAARYREGRDDLLAAYSATCLERVWRAEHFSYFMTNMLHPSFDDTPFVNRLKMAELRYVAHSDAASRMLAENYVGLPFRD
- the folE gene encoding GTP cyclohydrolase I FolE; translated protein: MNTKNTTSADAPGRPSRDEAEEAVRVLLRWAGDNPQREGLLDTPARVVRAYEEFFAGYEVDPRDILARTFSEVDGYDEMIVLKDIRFESYCEHHMVPIIGRAHVAYLPEHRVVGISKLARLVDAFAKRLQIQEKMTVQIADTLNEVLQPKGVGVILEASHQCMSTRGVHKAGVEMVTSRMLGTFRTDPSTRREFLSIVHGPTSVSVANT
- a CDS encoding LysR family transcriptional regulator yields the protein MAELDLNLIPYLVALEDMRNVSRAAERLGVSQPRVSTALGRLREYFNDPLFVRTSRGMEPTPRALALIPAAREALARIEKGMLDSQDFDPTTSTHTFSLALSDVGEIVFLPRLLQLFAERAPHANLRSVSLPPAHVERGLESGDVDLAVGYFPDLSGNNFFQQRLFTHRFICLMRSDHPLAGAPLTLDQFIGLGHAVVRAEGRSQEVLEQYLEKKRIRRRAVLETPHFMSLPFILARTDLIATVPHAIGFAYVSEHASITLVEPPLPLPRFDLRQHWHRKFHNDPRASWLRSVVAELFNDAKDEWPK